One Leptospira venezuelensis genomic window, TCATATAGATTTATTAATCCTTTCTATACTGAAATTTTGAAGCATTACGCCTAACGACCAAGGCTTGACGACGTTGGCGACTCTGAGTCTCCGAAGGAGACGTTAGAGACAGGCGCGATCTTTTGCCAAGCAAAAGGCGTGACTGGAGACAATGTGCCGAAGGCCAAGCGAGAGTCGCGTAAGCGATCTCGATGCGAAGCGTCAGAGCCGACAGTTATGCGATGGTGGCGGGTATGGAAAATGAATTATGAAATCTGCGTACTATAATAAAGAATCATGTAATTCCATTTCCTTTTGCAAAATGGAATTAATAATCGCACTTAAATCTTTCTTTTTTTTCGCTGCGATCTTTTGGTAGTATTCTTCTAATGCCGGATCCAAATACACCGGGAAATGAAGATCTTTCAAATCTTTTGAGTAAAGATTGCGCTTGCCTTTAGAAAAATCGTATTCTTCTCTCATATCAATCAATTTCGCTAGAATAATATTGCTGCTCTTCAGACTTAGTAGCTTTTCTTGCCGAAACTATTCTTATAATTTCTTCATCATTTTTCGATTTATCAACAAAAATTACAACGGCAATTGTCAAATCTCGGACTTTGCCTAAAGCAACTAATCTTTCCTCACCTATTGAATGATCTGGGTCAGGTAAATAGATTGTTTTAGCGTCGGCAAAAACAAAAGCCGCTTCAGTGAAACTAAGACCATGTTTTTTAAGGTTTACTTTCTCTTTTTCGACATCCCATTCAAAACGCACTTTTTAAGCATAAAAATAGCTATATATATGTAAAGTCCTTTTCGAAAGTTTTAAATACACAATTTAAACTCTTGAATGAGGTTCTTCATTGGGTGAAAAAAGTATATTCCCCGCCACTTTCG contains:
- a CDS encoding toxin-antitoxin system, antitoxin component, whose translation is MREEYDFSKGKRNLYSKDLKDLHFPVYLDPALEEYYQKIAAKKKKDLSAIINSILQKEMELHDSLL
- a CDS encoding BrnT family toxin, whose translation is MRFEWDVEKEKVNLKKHGLSFTEAAFVFADAKTIYLPDPDHSIGEERLVALGKVRDLTIAVVIFVDKSKNDEEIIRIVSARKATKSEEQQYYSSEID